Genomic window (Corynebacterium simulans):
GATTCGATGCGGCCGCGGGCAATGGCGTCACCAACATGGATGGCGGCGGCCAATGAGGTGCAGCAGGCCTGCTGCATGTCGAGTGCCGGGGTAGTAGAAGTAAGCGCCGAGCCAAGGACTACCTCGCGGGTGAGGTTGAAGTCTCGCGAGTGCTTGAGTACCGCGCCTGCTGCTACGAGCCCTAACCGTTCCTCGTGCAGGCCGAAGCGCGCGACGAGTCCGTCGAGGGCGCTGGTGAGCATGTCTTGATTGGAGGCGTGCGCGTATTCCTTGTTGGAACGGGCAAACGGAATGCGGTTGCCGCCCAGGATTGCGACGCGGGGCGAACTGCTGGTCATTGCGACTCCTTGCTGGGAAACCAGAGGTAGAAAAGTTTTCACTGGAATGTTCTAAATCACACTCCGAATGATAGTGTTAGTTGTATCACTCAATTAACTAACCCTGCAACCTCTTGCAAAAAGGCTTGCAACCTTGTTAAAGGAAGGATTTCGAATGCCCAAACTCAATTTCGCTGAGAAACTAATCAACTCTCCAGTAGCCGCGAAGGTGGGCGTGCCGCAGGGCTATCCGCTGCGCCGCTTCACCTCCGGGGAGCCGGCTTTAGACGCCCCAGTGGTCATTGGTTCTGCAGGAGCGGGCCACATCGCCCACTTCCTTTCCACTGCGCTCGCAGTGGACTATCAGCTGCTTTCGGTGGAGGCGGAAACTGCCCGGGGTGCGCTGGTATTCGACGCCACCGGAATCGAGGAGCCAGAGCAGCTGCGGGAGCTCTACGATTTCTTCCATCCGCAGCTGCGCAACCTCGCACCGAATGCACGCTTGCTGGTCATCGGCACTACCCCGGAGAAAACCGCGACCATCGATGCCCGCATTGCCGCCCGCGCCCTCGAGGGTTTCACGCGTTCGCTGGCTAAGGAGATGCGCAAAGGCGGTACCGTGAACCTCATTTGGGTCGAACCCGGCGCCACGGCGGAAATCGAATCCACGGTGCGCTTCTTCCTCTCCGGTAAGTCAGCGTTCGTAGACGGCCAGGTGGTGCGCGTGAAGGCCGCTACCGCCGCGGCGGACGCAGACTGGCAGGCGCCTTCTCAAGACCGTCTTGCCGTGGTCACCGGCGCAGCCCGGGGCATCGGCGCCACTATCGCGGAGGTGCTGGCGCGCGATGGCGCGCAAGTCATCTGCATCGACGTCCCCGCCGCGAGCGAGCACCTCAGCAAAACGGCAAACAAGGTCAAGGGCACCGCGCTACCGCTGGACGTTACTGACCCGGGTGCTGCCGCGACCATCGCAAAGCATGCGCAGCGCCACTATGGCCGCCCCATCGACGTCATCGTCCACAATGCCGGCATTACCCGTGACAAGCTGCTGGCCAATATGAACGAGGGGCAGTGGGACGCCGTCCTCGCCGTTAACCTCATAGCTCCAGTGCGTATCACCGAGGCGCTGCTGGATAGCGGAGATCTTGCAACCGGGGCAGCGGTGGTGGGCGTGTCTTCCATGGCGGGAATCTCCGGCAACCGCGGTCAGACCAATTACGCCACCACCAAGGCCGGCATCATTGGGCTGGTTGATGCCCTCACCCCGGTACTGGCAGACAACGGTTCGACCATCAACGCGGTGGCGCCGGGATTTATCGAAACTGCCATGACCGCAGCCATGCCCACCGGCCCACGTGAGATTGGCCGCCGCATCAATTCCCTGCAGCAGGGCGGCTTGCCAGTTGACGTCGCCGAGACCGTCGCCTACTTCGCTGCCCCGGCCTCCGCGGCGGTCACGGGTAACACCGTGCGCGTGTGCGGCCAGAACATGATGGGAGCGTAAATGCTAGACCGCAATGTGCAGAACCTGAAAGAGATTCCGCAGCTTTCCACGCTTTACCGCAAGCAGGTGATAAAGGCGCTGCCCGGTGTTGCGGGAAAACGCGTTATCGATGACCCACCAATTGCCTACCGGGTAGAAGGCGTACACATTGATCCGGAGCATCTTGCTGCTTACTGCCAAGCAGTGGGTTTCCGCCTGGGCAACGAGGTTCCGGTTACCTACCCTTATGCGCTGGCCTTCCCGCTAGCGGTCAAAGTCATGGACTCGCCGGGTTTTCCTTTCCCCGCCATGGGCATCGTTCATCTTTCAAACAAGATTGAACAATTCCGCCCTTTGCACGTGGAAGATACTTTTACCATCGACGTCCACGCGGAGAACCTGCGCAGCCACCGCAAGGGGCTGGTGCTCGACATGATTACCTCCATTTATGTAGAAGGCATCTTGGTCTGGCAGCAAACCTCCGCATTCTTAGGGCCCAAAGCGCACTTTTCTTCCTCCACCCCGGCAGATGTGCAGGTAAGGCCAGAAGCTGCCCGCTTCCTGCCGCAGCCGGAAAAGCCCGCGCCGGAGGTAACGGCCATGGCAACGCTGCGTTTTAACCCGGAAGCCGTAAAGACCTACGCGGCCGCTTCCGGGGATAAGAACCCCATTCACACCTCCCGGCTGGGCGCGAAGGCCTTTGGTTTTCCGAACACGATTGCCCATGGCATGTTCACCCACGCCAAGATGCTCACTGCGTTTGAGGGGCGCCTGCCCGATGCAGTGCGCGTGCAGGCAGACTTCTACAAGCCGGTCATATTGCCCGCCACCACGGCGCTTTTTAAACAAAAAGAAGGCTCCGGTTGGAACGCGCAGCTGCGCCAGGCCAAAAACGTAGAAAAGCTCCACGTTGCCGTCAACGTGGAGCCAGCGCACTAATCCAAGTGCTGGTGCTGCGGAGCCACAACCAGTGGCTTCGGGGAGTACTTTCCGCGTAGCTCGCGCAGGATGCCGGCGTGCTCCCACAGCGCCTTGTCCTCTGCCGTCTTCGGCGTGAACTGACGGGCTGCCATCGGCTGCCAGTCGGCGTCCATCGCCATATAAGAAACCGTGGCGTGGATGGCGGTCTCCAGATTCTGGCGTCCACCGCGCGGGTTGCCAGAGCGGACGTGGATGGACATCTGCATGGAGCGCGCATCGGTGCGCATCATGCGGGCATCCACCTCGATGAGGTCACCGATGGCAATCGGCTGGTAGAAGCGAATACCGCCGGCATAAACGGCCACGGTGTGCTCGCCCGACCACTCCATGGTGCAGGCCGCGCCCGCCTCATCGATCCACTCCATGGCGGTGCCGCCGTGGACCTTGCCGCCCCAATTGACGTCGGTCGGCTTTGCTAGGAAGCGGTTGATCATGCGCGGGGCGTCGGAAGGCCCGTCATAAGTCTGCTTTTCCATCTCATCCTCGATGGCGCGGCGCAGCTCGATGCGGGACTCGGCCGCCTCCCAGACACGACGTTGGTCGTCGGAAGTCGGCTCAAACGGTGGCACAGGGGTGGACTTACCCGTTTCCGGATCCTTCGCCACGAAAATAACCAAGCAATCGCAAGCGCGCGTGAAGATGCCATCGCGTGGGTCTGCGGAAAGGACTTCGTTGACGATGTGCATCGAAGAACGGCCTGTCATGGCGATTCGCGAGCGCACCTCCACCAAGTGCCCGGAAGGAATCGGGCGAGTGAAATGGATGTGACCCACATAGGCGGTAACGCAGTAGGCACCGGACCACTGGACCGCGCACGCATACGCTGCCTTGTCGATCCACTCCAAGACGCGGCCGCCGCCAATGCCCTGCGCACCAGCGATGGTCATATCCGTGGGCGCCGCCATGAATCGGAGGGTGATCGATGGCGACTTCGCGGTTTCAGTATTCTCTTGTTCCGGAAGGGTTAGTGACATGCATAGAAAGTTATCAGGGAGGCCGAATTAGCGCATGAAAAATAAGGTAGACCCAGCGGCCACGCGCGCTGCCGTGGTGGCGGTCCAAGACTGGATAAAACGCCCCGATGAGGTGGAAAAACCAGGTAGGGCATTGCTTGCCGATGCCGTCCGTCGCACCGCCCGCACCCTCGAAGCCGACGCGCCGGGCCATTCCGTGGAGCTGCGGGTGCCCCCATTCGTGGCAGTCCAATGCATCGAAGGTCCTCGCCATACGAGGGGTACCCCACCCAATGTGGTGGAGATGGACCCATTGACGTGGTTGCAGCTGGCCACGGGCCTGCTCCGCTGGGAGGAGGCCGTTTCCGCCGCTCGCCTCGAAGCTTCCGGCTCCCGCTCTGGCGAAATCGCAGGATGGCTGCCAGTCATTCCGTTAGTTTCTACTGCCCACAACGACTAGGATTAGCGCCGTGGTAGCTGAAAGAACTCCCCATATCACCAATCTCGATGATCACAACGAGACCGAACCTCGCGAGGAATGCGGCGTCTTTGGCGTCTGGGCTCCGGGGGAAGAGATCTCGAAGCTGACCTACTTCGGTCTCTTCGCCTTGCAGCACCGTGGCCAGGAGGCCGCCGGTATCGCAGTCGGTGACGATGACAGTCTTGTCGTCTTCAAGGATATGGGCCTGGTGTCCAATATCTTCGATGAATCCATCCTGGCCTCTCTTCAAGGCAACGTCGCCGTAGGGCATACCCGGTACTCCACCGCAGGCGGCAAGGAATGGGCCAACGTGCAGCCCATGTTTGCCACCACCTCCAATGGCATCGACATTGCCTTGGGCCATAATGGCAACCTTGTTAACTACTTGGAGCTGCGCGAGGAAGCAGTAGAGCGCGGGCTGGTTGCACCGCAGCAAGAGTCGGTTTCCGATTCCATGTGCTTGTCCATGCTGCTTGCCGACGGCGTGAGTGATAGCGTCAGCGTCTTCGAATCCGCTCGTGCGCTGCTCCCGCGCGTGAAGGGCGCATTCTGCCTGACCTTTACCGATGGGCACACGCTTTACGCTGCGCGCGACCCGCACGGCGTGCGCCCGCTGGTGCTGGGTCGTTTGCCAAAGGGCTGGGTCGTGGCTTCGGAGACTTGTGCGCTCGACATCGTCGGCGCGCAGTTCATCCGCGAGATTGAACCGGGCGAGCTCATCTCCATCGACGAAGCCGGCATCCGCTCCGAGAAGTTTGCGGAGCCAACCCGCCACGGCTGCGTTTTCGAGTATGTGTACTTGGCGCGTCCTGACACCGACATCAAGGGCCGTTCGGTGAATGCGACCCGAGTGGAAATCGGGCGTCGCCTAGCGCGGCAATACCCGGCGCCGAACGCGGATCTAGTCATTCCAGTGCCTGAGTCCGGTAACCCGGCGGCTGTGGGCTATGCCCGGGAGTCCGGAATCACCTTCGCGCACGGCCTGGTGAAGAATGCGTACGTTGGCCGCACCTTCATTCAGCCCACCCAGACGCTGCGCCAGCTGGGCATTCGCCTGAAGCTGAACCCGCTGCGCGAGGTCATTGAGGGCAAGTCCCTGGTGGTCGTGGATGACTCTATCGTGCGTGGCAACACCCAGCGCGCGCTGATTCGCATGCTGCGCGAGGCGGGCGCGGCGGAGGTGCACGTGCGCATCGCTTCGCCGCCAGTGAAGTGGCCATGCTTCTATGGCATTGACTTCGCCTCCCCGGGCGAGCTCATTGCGAATGCGAATCCGTCGGATGACCCAGAGGTAGTCTGCAAGACTATCTGTGACGCCATCGGTGCGGACTCCCTCGGCTTCGTCTCCATCGATGAGATGGTCGCCGCGACCCAGCAGCCTCACCATGAGCTGTGCACCGCCTGCTTTGACGGTGTCTACCCACTCGGCCTCCCGGCCGGCAACCCGAACGCTGAGGCCGTGCGCTCCCTGCTCGGCGAAGAATCCTAAAACACAAGGCAAGGAACAAAAATGAGCGAGAATACTTACGCGGCAGCTGGCGTCAGCATCGAAGAAGGCGACCGTGCCGTCACCCTGTTTGCGCCGCACGCAAAGCGTGCAACCCGCCCGGAGGTCATGGGCGGCCTGGGCGGCTTCGCGGGCCTGTTCAAGCTGGGCGAATACAAAGAGCCGGTCCTGGCTGCAGGCTCCGATGGCGTTGGCACCAAGCTGGCCGTTGCGCAGGCGATGGACGTCCACGACACCATCGGTATCGACCTGGTTGCAATGTGCGTCGATGACCTCGTGGTGTGCGGCGCGGAGCCGCTATTCCTGCAGGACTACATCGCCGTGGGCAAGGTCGTGCCGGAGAAGGTCGCAGAGATTGTGAAGGGTATCGCTGAGGGCTGCGTGCAGGCAGGCGCTGCGCTCCTCGGCGGCGAGACCGCTGAGCACCCAGGTGTTATGGACCCAGAAGAATACGACGTCTCCGCAACCGCCGTGGGTGTAGTCGAGGCAGATTCCATCCTGGGCCCGGACAAGGTCCGTGACGGCGATGTCCTCATCGCGATGGCCTCTTCCGGCCTGCACTCCAACGGCTACTCCCTGGCTCGCTACGTCCTGCTGGAGCAGGCAGGTCTACCGCTCGATGGACACATCGAGGAGCTTGGCCGCACCCTCGGCGAGGAGCTGCTGGAGCCGACTCGCATCTACGCCAAGGACTGCCTGGCTCTGACCGCTGAGTGCAACGTTTCCACCTTCTGCCACGTCACCGGCGGTGGCCTGGCCGGTAACCTGGAGCGCGTCATTCCGGAGGGCCTGACCGCTGAAGTTAACCGTTCCACCTGGACCCCGGGCCAGATCTTCAAGACCATCGCTTCTGTGGGCAAGGTTTCCCTGGAGGAGATGGAGAAGACCTTCAACATGGGCGTTGGCATGATTGCCGTCGTCGCTCCGGAGGATCGCGAGCGCGCCCTGGCTATGATGGCTGCCCGCCACGTTGATGCGTGGGAACTCGGCACCATCCGCGCCGCTGGCGAGGGCGAAGAGCGCGTCATCATGAACGGCGAGCACCCGAACTACTAAGCCCCGCCCAACCACTTCTGCTTTCGGCCTTCCATTCTCTGCCACATCGCGGTGGAGGAGGGGAGGCCGTTTGTGGTTTTCCTCTTCCGGTGCCGGTTTTCCTGCGCTTCCGCTCGGCTCTTCGGCGTTTTCGCGCGGATGGTAAAACCGCACCATTTAGGGCCGTCTGTTCCGCGGCCGCCAAATGCAGTCGAAGCCTAGTGCGCTTTCCAAATGGTGAGGTCGCACCGTAACCGCTGTGACTACAGTGGGCTCCTGGGGCGGGTGACTCCTCACCTCACCATTTGTTCCTCACCATTTGGAAATGCCGGCCGAGGGAAGGCCGAGGGAAGGCCGAGGGAAGAGTAGGGGCAGCCCAGGCAGACCAGGGAAGCGGCCGTGAAGAGCAGGGTAGCGCGGGAAAGAGCCAGGCAGCGGCCAAAAGCAAAAGGCCGCAACCACGCGAAGCGGCTGCGGCCTACAGCTGGAGTCCCAGCGGCGAAAAGGAAAGCGCCTTAGCGCTGGTCCTCCTCGTCGTCTTCGTCCCACTCGTCGACGTAGTCGGCGTAAGGATCCTCGTCCTCGTAATCGTGGGAGTTGTTCGGGTTTTGGGAGGCAAGCTCCCGCTGGAGCGAATCCAGATCCATTTCAGGCGAATTGTACTTCAGCTGGCGTGCAACTTTGGTCTGCTTTGCCTTTGCGCGTCCGCGTCCCATGTGCATGACCCCCTTGAGGTGAGTAGGGCGTTCCAGGGATTCTTGGACGCCCCATCGGCTTAAATCTAAAAGTGTATCTTCCTGTTAGACACAATAGCCTGTGTGACGAAAAAATTCCGCACCACCCCCCTACATATGCCAAAACGAGTGGGATAACTCGCGCAGAGGGCTAAATGAGTTATCGGCCACGCAACTTTTCTACCGCAGCTCGTCCCGCCTTTGGGCCCTCATCGACTGGGAGCGAGTCATTTTCTACGGATGCAGCGACATCCCCAATGGCCAGTTGCTGGCCACCCAAAGCCGAGCGCTTGACCAGCGCGAGTGCGATGGGGCCAAAGTCGCAGTCATCGACCACTGTTCCGAGACGTCCCACGCGGCGCCCGCCAAGAGTAACGTCTGCACCAATCTCCGGACGAGTAGGTGCCGAGCCATCCAGATAAAGCATCACCAAAAGCCGCGGCGAGCGGCCGAGATTCTCCACCCGGGCGACGGTCTCTTGGCCGCGGTAGCAACCCTTGTTCAGGTGCACGAATGCCGGCGCATCCCCGCGTGAAATCCAGTGCGGGACCTCGTGGGCAATCGCCTTTGCGTCCAGGTCCGCGGCGAGTTCCGGCTCCAGCGCCTTTACACGCTCGGCGGTGTAGGCCATTAGCCCCACCAAGGTTCCGCCAGCCGATTCCAGTTCCGCCACGGCTGCCTCTAGGTCTTCACGCGGGACGAGATAGTCCGTGCGCTGCGGGCCGCGCCAGGCGACGTCGCGCGACACCACCGCGCTTGCTGGCGCCGGCAGGGCAGAACCCAGCACGGTGATGACTGCCAAGGGTGCTTCTTCCACAGTCACCTGGGACCAGAAGATCATCTTGGTCAAAAATTCCAGCAGAGAAGAAAACTGGGCTTCTGGAACATCCAGGTAGAAGGCCTCGTCAACTCGGGTGAGATCCATGTGGTGGAGCACGTGGCCCTGTATGTCTAGGTCGAGGGCGCCGGCGCTGAAGCCAGAGGGGGCGTCGTCAAGCTTTTGCGATAACAGGTTATTGAGGAAGGTCGCAGCCTCTGGGCCCCCGACCTTGATGACGCGGCGCTGGGAGCGGTCCACGATCCCGGAGCCGGTTTCGATGTTCCTTTGCTCCTTGAGCGGGTTACCGTAGTGCCAGGCGACGCCCACGGCGTCGATTGCAGTGGCGTCTTGGAACTCAGCGGCGCCTGTGCGCGCTAAAAGTGGCGAAGAATAACTCACGAGATCCGATGGTAGGGCATAATAAAAATTATGGAGTTCACGCCTCGAAAAGAGCCGGTCATCTACGTTGTTGAGCCCTATGGTGGCTCTGTGCGCAAGCATCTTCCGTCGCTGCCACTTATCTATTGGGATGACGCCGCTGTCACTCGTGGCGACGGCATCTTTGAGTCGCTGCTGGTGCGTGATGGCAAGGTGGCTAACCTTGCCCGGCATAGCGCGCGCTTTGTGAACTCAGCGCGGGCCCTCGAGCTGCCGGAACCGCAGATTGAAAAGTGGAAGGAAGCCACCGAACTCGCCATCGCGGATTACTTCGGCGGTGATGAGATAGGCGAGGCCAAGTGCACGTGGACTTATACCCGCGGGCGTGCATCGACGGGCCACCCGAGCGCCTGGGTTGTGGTGCAGGCAATCGATAAAAAGCTACTTGAGCAGCGCGAGAAGGGCGTCAAGGTAATGACCACCCCGCGCCTGTGGCACGTGGCCGAGGAATTGCCCGCCAAGACGCTGAACTACGCTGCCACCATGGCTACCTTGCGCCTGGCAAAGGGGAAGGGATTTGACGACGTCATCTTCGTCGACCCAGACAGTGGCATCGTTTTGGAAGGCGCCACCTCCACCGTCGTGGCAGTGCGTGGAAACAAGCTGCGCACCCCGGCAGCGAAGGGGATTCTCTCCGGCACCACGCAGGCTGCGCTCTTCGAATACGCGCAGCAGCAGGGCTATCGCTGCAAGGCTAAAGAAATCACGCCGGAGTATCTTGAGCGCTGCGATTCGGTGTGGCTGGTCTCTTCAGTGCGCACCGCCGTACGCGTTACAAACCTCAATGGCTCAAAGCTAAAGGCCCCGGATAACGCTGCGGAAATCCGAGGCCTGCTTGATGCCGCGCTTGCGCGGTAGGGCTTAAACTAGCCTGCTACGCGCTCAAGCTCAGCGGACATGTATGGGCGCATCTCGCCGTCGACCATGCGCTCGTCGACCCAACCCAGGTTGTTGTTCGGCATCAAGCCGTACATGCGCTTGCCTGGGCCGAAGTTCTTCGGTCCGGTTTCGGTAACCATGGTGGACGCGGACTCGAGCTGCCATGCACGCTCGTTGAAAGGCTCGCCGTAAAAGATCTCCACGATTCCGTTAGAGGAGGTGTAGGTCATCTCGATCTCGTCCTTCAAGGAGATTCGCCAGTAACCGGATTCGCGGATATCGGCACCCTGCGGCTTGCCCTCGGTGTCGATGCGCCAGGTGCGGGAGCTATAAGTTAGGTAATTCTCGCCGTCGTGGCTGACAATAAGTTGCTGACCAAAGGTGTACTGCTCGCCGGAAGCATCGTGGGCCTGGCCTTCGCCCTGCCAGACGCCTACGAGGGGAAGAAGGGCTAGCAGGCCGTCGTGAAGCGACGGGCCCTGACGCAGGTTAGCGGTTTCCTGCGGCAGAGGGTTGTTGCCGACTTCCATGGCCGGGATGTTGCGGTTCGCTGCGTCCTTCCATGCTTCGGCGGCATTGTTGACAGCGTCGTTGCCATTTAGCTTTTCGTTGCTATTTTCGCTCATGACGCACCAGCCTAGTCGTCTTAAAGGGATATAAACCACTAGGCTGGTTCGCTGTGCGAGTATTAATGATTTCAAATCCGAACTCGACTTCGCAGAGCGATGCATTATTCAGGCAGGTCATCCCGCTGCTGCGCGATGTCGAAGGCGCCCACCTGCGCATGCAATTTACCCATTATGCGGGGCATGCAGAAGAGATCGTGCGCGGTCTTCGGCGTGCGGATTATGACGCCATTGTCGTCTTTGGCGGCGACGGCACGGTCAATGAAGTTGTCAACGGATTGCTCGGTCCGGCAGATAATGACCAGCGCCCGGCTCCGGAGGAGCTGCCGGTGCTCGGCGTTATTCCGACTGGTTCCGCCAACGTCTTCGTCCGTGCTTTAGGCATTCCGAATACTCCTGTGGAGGCTGCCCACGTACTGGCACGCCTGCTGGAGCGCGATACCCGCCGCACCATTCGCCTTGGCACCTGGAACGAGCGCTGGTTCGCGGTCAACGCCGGCTTCGGCCTCGATGCGGATGTCTTGGCGCGCGTCGATCGTGCCCGTGAGATGGGTTTTGCAGCCACCCCGTTGCGTTATCTGGCGGTCTCCGCGCAGGCTTACCTGCGTGCGCGCGTCATTCCGCCGGAGATTTCCGTCCATGCGGTCAATCGTGATGGCAAGGAAATTACCGCGCACAAGGTGCCTTTGATGTTTACCTCCAATACCAACCCGTGGACCTTCTTGGGCCCGCTGCCGGTGGTTACTAACCCGCGCAATTCCTTTGACAAGGGTCTGGGGCTCTTCGGCGTTTCTGACTTGGGCGGCATTCACGGTTTGGTGGGCATGCTGCACCTGATGGGCGTTGATCGCAAGCGTGTGTTGAGCAAGATTACTCAGGCCCGCGCATTGCAATTCGACGATGCACAGGTGGTCGAATTGGAAACGCCGACCCCGAAGCGCTTCCAAGCCGATGGTGAGTCCGAAGGCAAGTTCACCAAGGTGCATTTGGAGTCGGTGGCAGATGCCATCGAGGTCTTTGCGCCTTCGCAGCCGCGCCCGCCGCATGAGCGCAGCGTGCGCGAGATTCTTCGCGATCTGGTGCGAATTAAGTAGCGCTAGCTGGCCTGACCAACGCGCTGGGCGGTATCCACGGCGCGCCTTTCCGCGTCCTTCACCGCCTTTTCCTCCGAACCCTCGATTTCGAGTGGGGACAGCTGGGTGGACTTCAACTTGATGTTGCGGCGCTGCACCTCAAAGGTGATGGAGCCACCATGCAGTTTCACGGACGTCGCCTGTGCAGGCAGCGGTAGGTCGCGGGTGTCGAATTGCATCGAGAAGGCCTTCTTTAAGCGCGGATCCTCAGTGTCGTAGACATTCATGTGGAATTGCTCGCCAACCAGGCGCAGCGCGACCTTTGCCGTTGACTTCTTTTTATCTCCCGGCAGCGTACCCGTCAGCTCTGCCTCGGCTGCGGTACC
Coding sequences:
- a CDS encoding 3-oxoacyl-ACP reductase; amino-acid sequence: MPKLNFAEKLINSPVAAKVGVPQGYPLRRFTSGEPALDAPVVIGSAGAGHIAHFLSTALAVDYQLLSVEAETARGALVFDATGIEEPEQLRELYDFFHPQLRNLAPNARLLVIGTTPEKTATIDARIAARALEGFTRSLAKEMRKGGTVNLIWVEPGATAEIESTVRFFLSGKSAFVDGQVVRVKAATAAADADWQAPSQDRLAVVTGAARGIGATIAEVLARDGAQVICIDVPAASEHLSKTANKVKGTALPLDVTDPGAAATIAKHAQRHYGRPIDVIVHNAGITRDKLLANMNEGQWDAVLAVNLIAPVRITEALLDSGDLATGAAVVGVSSMAGISGNRGQTNYATTKAGIIGLVDALTPVLADNGSTINAVAPGFIETAMTAAMPTGPREIGRRINSLQQGGLPVDVAETVAYFAAPASAAVTGNTVRVCGQNMMGA
- a CDS encoding MaoC/PaaZ C-terminal domain-containing protein; translation: MLDRNVQNLKEIPQLSTLYRKQVIKALPGVAGKRVIDDPPIAYRVEGVHIDPEHLAAYCQAVGFRLGNEVPVTYPYALAFPLAVKVMDSPGFPFPAMGIVHLSNKIEQFRPLHVEDTFTIDVHAENLRSHRKGLVLDMITSIYVEGILVWQQTSAFLGPKAHFSSSTPADVQVRPEAARFLPQPEKPAPEVTAMATLRFNPEAVKTYAAASGDKNPIHTSRLGAKAFGFPNTIAHGMFTHAKMLTAFEGRLPDAVRVQADFYKPVILPATTALFKQKEGSGWNAQLRQAKNVEKLHVAVNVEPAH
- a CDS encoding acyl-CoA thioesterase; translation: MSLTLPEQENTETAKSPSITLRFMAAPTDMTIAGAQGIGGGRVLEWIDKAAYACAVQWSGAYCVTAYVGHIHFTRPIPSGHLVEVRSRIAMTGRSSMHIVNEVLSADPRDGIFTRACDCLVIFVAKDPETGKSTPVPPFEPTSDDQRRVWEAAESRIELRRAIEDEMEKQTYDGPSDAPRMINRFLAKPTDVNWGGKVHGGTAMEWIDEAGAACTMEWSGEHTVAVYAGGIRFYQPIAIGDLIEVDARMMRTDARSMQMSIHVRSGNPRGGRQNLETAIHATVSYMAMDADWQPMAARQFTPKTAEDKALWEHAGILRELRGKYSPKPLVVAPQHQHLD
- a CDS encoding sterol carrier family protein; its protein translation is MKNKVDPAATRAAVVAVQDWIKRPDEVEKPGRALLADAVRRTARTLEADAPGHSVELRVPPFVAVQCIEGPRHTRGTPPNVVEMDPLTWLQLATGLLRWEEAVSAARLEASGSRSGEIAGWLPVIPLVSTAHND
- the purF gene encoding amidophosphoribosyltransferase — protein: MVAERTPHITNLDDHNETEPREECGVFGVWAPGEEISKLTYFGLFALQHRGQEAAGIAVGDDDSLVVFKDMGLVSNIFDESILASLQGNVAVGHTRYSTAGGKEWANVQPMFATTSNGIDIALGHNGNLVNYLELREEAVERGLVAPQQESVSDSMCLSMLLADGVSDSVSVFESARALLPRVKGAFCLTFTDGHTLYAARDPHGVRPLVLGRLPKGWVVASETCALDIVGAQFIREIEPGELISIDEAGIRSEKFAEPTRHGCVFEYVYLARPDTDIKGRSVNATRVEIGRRLARQYPAPNADLVIPVPESGNPAAVGYARESGITFAHGLVKNAYVGRTFIQPTQTLRQLGIRLKLNPLREVIEGKSLVVVDDSIVRGNTQRALIRMLREAGAAEVHVRIASPPVKWPCFYGIDFASPGELIANANPSDDPEVVCKTICDAIGADSLGFVSIDEMVAATQQPHHELCTACFDGVYPLGLPAGNPNAEAVRSLLGEES
- the purM gene encoding phosphoribosylformylglycinamidine cyclo-ligase — translated: MSENTYAAAGVSIEEGDRAVTLFAPHAKRATRPEVMGGLGGFAGLFKLGEYKEPVLAAGSDGVGTKLAVAQAMDVHDTIGIDLVAMCVDDLVVCGAEPLFLQDYIAVGKVVPEKVAEIVKGIAEGCVQAGAALLGGETAEHPGVMDPEEYDVSATAVGVVEADSILGPDKVRDGDVLIAMASSGLHSNGYSLARYVLLEQAGLPLDGHIEELGRTLGEELLEPTRIYAKDCLALTAECNVSTFCHVTGGGLAGNLERVIPEGLTAEVNRSTWTPGQIFKTIASVGKVSLEEMEKTFNMGVGMIAVVAPEDRERALAMMAARHVDAWELGTIRAAGEGEERVIMNGEHPNY
- a CDS encoding DUF3073 domain-containing protein, which codes for MGRGRAKAKQTKVARQLKYNSPEMDLDSLQRELASQNPNNSHDYEDEDPYADYVDEWDEDDEEDQR
- a CDS encoding YgfZ/GcvT domain-containing protein; the encoded protein is MSYSSPLLARTGAAEFQDATAIDAVGVAWHYGNPLKEQRNIETGSGIVDRSQRRVIKVGGPEAATFLNNLLSQKLDDAPSGFSAGALDLDIQGHVLHHMDLTRVDEAFYLDVPEAQFSSLLEFLTKMIFWSQVTVEEAPLAVITVLGSALPAPASAVVSRDVAWRGPQRTDYLVPREDLEAAVAELESAGGTLVGLMAYTAERVKALEPELAADLDAKAIAHEVPHWISRGDAPAFVHLNKGCYRGQETVARVENLGRSPRLLVMLYLDGSAPTRPEIGADVTLGGRRVGRLGTVVDDCDFGPIALALVKRSALGGQQLAIGDVAASVENDSLPVDEGPKAGRAAVEKLRGR
- a CDS encoding aminodeoxychorismate lyase; this encodes MEFTPRKEPVIYVVEPYGGSVRKHLPSLPLIYWDDAAVTRGDGIFESLLVRDGKVANLARHSARFVNSARALELPEPQIEKWKEATELAIADYFGGDEIGEAKCTWTYTRGRASTGHPSAWVVVQAIDKKLLEQREKGVKVMTTPRLWHVAEELPAKTLNYAATMATLRLAKGKGFDDVIFVDPDSGIVLEGATSTVVAVRGNKLRTPAAKGILSGTTQAALFEYAQQQGYRCKAKEITPEYLERCDSVWLVSSVRTAVRVTNLNGSKLKAPDNAAEIRGLLDAALAR
- a CDS encoding FABP family protein, which produces MSENSNEKLNGNDAVNNAAEAWKDAANRNIPAMEVGNNPLPQETANLRQGPSLHDGLLALLPLVGVWQGEGQAHDASGEQYTFGQQLIVSHDGENYLTYSSRTWRIDTEGKPQGADIRESGYWRISLKDEIEMTYTSSNGIVEIFYGEPFNERAWQLESASTMVTETGPKNFGPGKRMYGLMPNNNLGWVDERMVDGEMRPYMSAELERVAG
- a CDS encoding diacylglycerol/lipid kinase family protein, which encodes MISNPNSTSQSDALFRQVIPLLRDVEGAHLRMQFTHYAGHAEEIVRGLRRADYDAIVVFGGDGTVNEVVNGLLGPADNDQRPAPEELPVLGVIPTGSANVFVRALGIPNTPVEAAHVLARLLERDTRRTIRLGTWNERWFAVNAGFGLDADVLARVDRAREMGFAATPLRYLAVSAQAYLRARVIPPEISVHAVNRDGKEITAHKVPLMFTSNTNPWTFLGPLPVVTNPRNSFDKGLGLFGVSDLGGIHGLVGMLHLMGVDRKRVLSKITQARALQFDDAQVVELETPTPKRFQADGESEGKFTKVHLESVADAIEVFAPSQPRPPHERSVREILRDLVRIK